One window of Nicotiana tomentosiformis chromosome 11, ASM39032v3, whole genome shotgun sequence genomic DNA carries:
- the LOC138901283 gene encoding uncharacterized protein, which produces MGSSLFWFDNWIGLGALYFVTPPDFYCEESIHNVIYVVTDGKWDEVRIRELLPEDLAMHILENIKPPSLHDELDRAFWIPETRGEFSVKSSWDYLRRRKDPSIVYKNMWVQGLPFKISFFMWKLWKGQLPLDDTIRRWGYFVPSRCWCCANPDEETREHVFFKSYAAS; this is translated from the coding sequence ATGGGATCATCTCTCTTTTGGTTTGACAATTGGATAGGATTAGGTGCACTATACTTTGTTACCCCTCCAGATTTTTATTGTGAGGAATCAATTCATAATGTGATTTATGTAGTGACTGATGGTAAATGGGATGAGGTGCGGATAAGAGAGCTACTACCTGAAGATCTAGCAATGCACATATTAGAGAACATCAAACCGCCATCACTTCATGATGAACTGGATAGAGCATTCTGGATACCTGAAACTAGAGGAGAGTTTTCTGTTAAATCATCATGGGATTACTTAAGAAGGAGAAAGGATCCCAGCATTGTTTACAAAAACATGTGGGTACAAGGATTACCATTTAAAATATCTTTTTTCATGTGGAAGCTATGGAAAGGACAACTACCTTTGGATGACACAATAAGAAGATGGGGTTACTTTGTTCCttctaggtgttggtgttgtgCAAATCCGGATGAGGAAACAAGGGAGCATGTGTTTTTCAAATCGTATGCTGCTTCATGA